The proteins below are encoded in one region of Aeromonas veronii:
- a CDS encoding GGDEF domain-containing protein: MSKDSFAQSAAYLKQAVPLMIKYQIPTTPNNYHLWYNYVSGDMPELNSAVDQAIKQQGTFSLTTCERLYHQHLANQDEQQMETMKLNLAAMANELSHSMQDALVDTGQFQAMLDKSFDKLSLIDDDGLSLDDTMSILRELVRESRDVRLSTLHFRNQLSSAEKEIKELKEALSETRKLATEDALTSLLNRRAFDLEVDSLIRSRQPFSLIMVDIDRFKNFNDEYGHLLGDQVLRIFGKRLREVSKEGITAYRLGGEEFALLAPRRSLALTRQMAESLRRAIEKMSILDRKSGRRIDHITASFGVGEHSGQESADALIERTDKLLYKAKALGRNRVMPLPT; this comes from the coding sequence ATGAGCAAGGACTCGTTTGCCCAATCCGCCGCCTATTTGAAACAGGCGGTCCCCCTGATGATCAAGTATCAAATCCCCACCACCCCGAACAATTACCATCTCTGGTACAACTACGTCTCAGGGGACATGCCCGAGCTCAACAGTGCCGTCGATCAGGCGATCAAGCAGCAGGGCACCTTCTCCCTCACCACCTGTGAGCGCCTCTATCACCAGCATCTGGCCAACCAGGATGAACAACAGATGGAGACCATGAAGCTCAACCTGGCCGCCATGGCCAACGAGCTCAGCCACTCCATGCAGGATGCCCTGGTCGATACCGGTCAGTTCCAGGCCATGCTCGACAAGAGTTTTGACAAGCTCAGCCTCATCGACGACGACGGGCTCAGCCTGGATGACACCATGTCCATACTGCGGGAGCTGGTACGCGAGTCCAGGGACGTGCGCCTCTCCACCCTGCATTTTCGCAATCAGCTCAGCAGCGCCGAGAAGGAGATCAAGGAGTTAAAGGAGGCGCTGAGCGAGACCCGCAAGCTGGCTACCGAAGATGCCCTCACCAGCCTGCTCAACCGGCGCGCCTTCGATCTGGAGGTGGACAGCCTGATCCGCAGCCGTCAGCCCTTCTCGTTGATCATGGTCGACATCGATCGCTTCAAGAACTTCAACGACGAGTATGGCCACCTGCTGGGGGATCAGGTGCTGCGCATCTTCGGCAAGCGACTGCGGGAGGTGAGCAAGGAGGGGATCACCGCCTATCGGCTCGGAGGGGAGGAGTTTGCCCTGCTGGCCCCCCGCCGCTCCCTGGCGCTGACCCGCCAGATGGCGGAAAGCCTGCGTCGGGCCATCGAGAAGATGTCCATTCTGGATAGAAAGTCCGGCCGGCGTATCGATCACATCACCGCCTCCTTCGGCGTCGGTGAGCACAGCGGCCAGGAGAGCGCAGACGCCCTGATCGAACGCACCGACAAGCTGCTCTACAAGGCCAAGGCGCTCGGCCGCAACCGGGTGATGCCGCTCCCCACCTGA